Proteins from a single region of Deinococcus misasensis DSM 22328:
- a CDS encoding SufE family protein, translating into MTALPPKLEAVVNMFQKSPKAFRLQALLDFSKRVPPLPEHLKDNHDQMEQVHECQSPFFLFSEVEDGKVHLYFDAPPEAPTVRGFAGILLEGLQGATPEEILNVPDDFYFNMGLTELITPMRLRGMGAILTRLKKQLSA; encoded by the coding sequence ATGACTGCACTCCCACCCAAACTCGAAGCTGTGGTGAACATGTTTCAGAAAAGCCCCAAGGCCTTCCGTCTGCAAGCCTTGCTGGACTTTTCCAAACGGGTTCCTCCCCTTCCCGAGCACCTGAAAGACAACCACGACCAGATGGAACAGGTCCATGAATGCCAGAGCCCTTTCTTCCTGTTCTCTGAGGTTGAAGATGGCAAAGTCCACCTGTACTTTGATGCTCCCCCCGAAGCCCCCACGGTGCGTGGCTTTGCTGGCATCCTGCTGGAAGGCCTTCAGGGTGCCACCCCAGAAGAAATCCTGAACGTCCCTGACGATTTCTACTTCAACATGGGCCTGACCGAACTGATCACCCCCATGCGCCTGCGCGGAATGGGTGCCATTCTGACCCGCTTGAAAAAGCAACTGTCGGCTTAA
- a CDS encoding sulfurtransferase produces the protein MSYANPEVLVSTQWVVDNLENPAIRIVEVDEDILLYEVGHAPGALKIDWQNDFWDPVEREFIQPEQFAELLGRLGITPETTVILYGDKSNWWAAYAFWFFQYNGHKNVKLINGGRQKWIEEGRPLTTDAPEVQATTYPVGQRDESIRAYREQVRAHIEKVKAGQGALVDVRSPDEFSGKVTHMPSYPQEGVLRGGHIPGAQSIPWARTVNEDGTFKTADELKALYEPVGVTPDKEVIAYCRIAERSSHSWFVLTQLLGYPKVSNYDGSWTEWGNAVGMPIEKTYKPE, from the coding sequence ATGAGCTATGCCAATCCTGAAGTGCTGGTGTCCACCCAGTGGGTCGTGGACAACCTGGAGAACCCCGCCATTCGCATTGTTGAAGTGGATGAAGACATCCTGCTGTACGAAGTGGGCCATGCCCCCGGTGCCCTGAAAATCGACTGGCAAAACGACTTTTGGGACCCCGTTGAACGCGAATTCATTCAGCCCGAGCAATTCGCCGAACTGCTGGGTCGCCTCGGTATCACCCCCGAGACCACCGTCATCCTGTACGGCGACAAGAGCAACTGGTGGGCTGCCTACGCCTTCTGGTTCTTCCAGTACAACGGCCACAAGAACGTCAAACTGATCAACGGTGGCCGCCAGAAGTGGATCGAGGAAGGCCGTCCCCTCACCACCGATGCCCCTGAAGTTCAGGCCACCACCTACCCTGTCGGCCAACGCGACGAGTCCATCCGCGCCTACCGCGAGCAGGTCCGTGCCCACATCGAGAAAGTCAAAGCCGGTCAGGGTGCTCTCGTGGACGTGCGCAGCCCCGACGAGTTCTCTGGCAAAGTCACCCACATGCCCTCTTACCCTCAGGAAGGCGTGCTGCGTGGCGGTCACATCCCCGGAGCCCAGAGCATCCCCTGGGCCAGAACCGTCAACGAAGACGGCACCTTCAAAACCGCGGACGAACTCAAAGCCCTCTACGAGCCCGTGGGCGTCACCCCTGACAAAGAGGTCATCGCTTACTGCCGCATCGCCGAGCGTTCCAGCCACAGCTGGTTTGTGCTGACCCAACTGCTGGGTTACCCCAAAGTGTCCAACTACGATGGAAGCTGGACCGAGTGGGGCAACGCCGTGGGCATGCCCATCGAGAAGACGTACAAGCCTGAGTAA
- a CDS encoding heavy metal-binding domain-containing protein, translating into MIITTTSTLEGHQIREYRGIVTGEAIMGANIVRDFFANITDVIGGRSGAYEEKLSEARTIALREMEENARRLGANAIVGVDLDYETVGQSGSMLMVTASGTAVLI; encoded by the coding sequence ATGATCATCACCACCACATCCACCCTTGAAGGACACCAGATCAGAGAGTACCGCGGCATCGTCACCGGAGAAGCCATCATGGGCGCAAACATCGTCCGTGACTTCTTCGCCAACATCACCGACGTGATCGGGGGCCGCAGCGGAGCCTACGAAGAAAAACTTTCCGAAGCCCGCACCATTGCCCTGCGTGAAATGGAAGAGAACGCCCGCAGACTCGGGGCCAACGCCATTGTGGGCGTGGACCTCGATTACGAAACCGTCGGGCAGAGCGGCAGCATGCTGATGGTGACGGCAAGTGGTACAGCTGTCTTGATTTGA